One stretch of Amycolatopsis tolypomycina DNA includes these proteins:
- a CDS encoding ABC transporter substrate-binding protein has protein sequence MRSPRLWAVLALVPLLGGCFAAGSTPAANPAAARLRVALAVPPAQALSPYSNDATALGKLSVAEGLTALDRDGAAVPALATSWTRQDATTWVFRLRPAKFQDGTDVTAASVVNALDHAGAAKTRPRVLSDVTLSTQAGADGTVTIRTKTADPVLPLRLASPALGIFSAKAYAADGTVSPVGTGTGAYRLTKLTGKTQATLDRFDGYWGGTAKAAGIDVTWIADGTARANALRAHEVDIAEWIPTAQAPLLAADTRHEVASVRADSLILNTAGGIFTDPGLRAAARGAVDGSALVGSVFGGYADPAPGLFGPAIPWAAGQRVAVTGRATAATAAETRAKTQGRTLRLATYTNRAELPEAATVLQQQLERAGFAVQQDVREYTQMEADLLAGKYDALILSRVTLLDTGDAVAYLASDYLSTGVYNIAGLKDAGVDQAVTAAAAEADPALRRQKIMRAEAEILRTDAVVPLVHEKVVQGIGTNVDGVVLDPRERSLITLDTRLK, from the coding sequence GTGCGTTCACCCCGGCTCTGGGCCGTGCTGGCTCTCGTCCCGTTGCTGGGCGGCTGTTTCGCCGCCGGCAGCACCCCCGCCGCGAACCCGGCGGCCGCCCGGCTGCGGGTCGCGCTGGCGGTGCCGCCGGCCCAGGCGCTCTCGCCGTACAGCAACGACGCCACCGCGCTGGGCAAGCTGTCCGTGGCCGAGGGACTCACGGCGCTGGACCGGGACGGGGCCGCCGTCCCCGCGCTGGCGACCTCCTGGACCCGCCAGGACGCCACGACGTGGGTCTTCCGGCTGCGCCCGGCGAAGTTCCAGGACGGCACCGACGTCACGGCCGCGTCCGTGGTGAACGCCCTCGACCACGCCGGGGCGGCCAAAACCCGGCCACGCGTGCTCAGCGACGTCACGCTGAGCACGCAGGCCGGCGCCGACGGCACCGTCACGATCCGGACGAAGACCGCGGACCCGGTCCTCCCGCTCCGGCTGGCCAGCCCCGCGCTGGGCATCTTCTCGGCGAAGGCGTACGCCGCGGACGGCACGGTCAGCCCGGTGGGCACCGGCACCGGTGCCTACCGGCTCACCAAGCTCACGGGGAAGACCCAGGCGACCCTCGACCGCTTCGACGGCTACTGGGGCGGCACGGCGAAGGCCGCCGGCATCGACGTCACCTGGATCGCCGACGGGACCGCCCGCGCCAACGCCCTGCGCGCGCACGAGGTCGACATCGCCGAGTGGATCCCGACCGCCCAGGCGCCCCTGCTGGCCGCGGACACCCGGCACGAGGTGGCCTCCGTCCGGGCCGACAGCCTGATCCTCAACACCGCCGGCGGGATCTTCACCGACCCGGGCCTGCGGGCCGCCGCCCGCGGCGCGGTGGACGGCTCCGCCCTCGTCGGCTCGGTCTTCGGCGGCTACGCCGACCCGGCGCCGGGCCTGTTCGGGCCCGCCATCCCCTGGGCCGCCGGGCAGCGCGTCGCGGTGACCGGCCGGGCGACGGCCGCGACCGCCGCCGAAACCCGGGCGAAGACCCAGGGCCGGACGCTGCGCCTGGCCACCTACACCAACCGCGCCGAACTGCCCGAAGCCGCGACGGTGCTGCAGCAGCAGCTGGAGCGGGCCGGGTTCGCCGTGCAGCAGGACGTGCGCGAGTACACGCAGATGGAGGCCGACCTCCTCGCCGGCAAGTACGACGCGCTCATCCTGTCGCGGGTGACGCTCCTCGACACCGGGGACGCGGTGGCCTACCTCGCGAGCGACTACCTGAGCACCGGTGTCTACAACATCGCCGGGCTGAAGGACGCCGGCGTCGACCAGGCCGTCACGGCGGCCGCCGCGGAAGCCGACCCCGCGCTCCGGCGGCAGAAGATCATGCGGGCGGAGGCGGAGATCCTGCGCACGGACGCGGTGGTCCCGCTGGTCCACGAGAAGGTCGTGCAGGGCATCGGCACCAACGTCGACGGAGTGGTCCTCGATCCGCGCGAGCGCTCGCTGATCACCCTCGACACGCGCCTGAAGTGA
- a CDS encoding ABC transporter permease subunit translates to MTILRPRPAPARPAPGASSSLTASQRLLGRDWRLAAVFVGPTLLLVAGLILVPIFSSIVTSTTERHGAETVFVGLDNYTALVDDALFHRGVLNSFVFTAYAEIFKVAFGLIGAMLLHHLRRGRAIVAGVILLPWVIPTVVTAFTWRSLLDPIFGSVNVQLTDSGIGPFLAAIGLVDSWPAEWLSDPALAMPSVILVNVWKGIPFFTVTFLAGLKAIDGNLHEAAMVDGASPWQRFLHITLPGLRNVMIVTVLLSSIWTFNNFDLIWLMTQGGPGDATAPYVMVAYSKAIQQLQLGAGAAVTLVMLPVIAILVVLLVRVMRRSDSPGTGDPGRRRLTPAQRRALPWVIVAGAALVLAWASPQIAWKAALVLGVFVVLAAAVGRVVSALAIRGSRPAARLVGGTGSGIALVGLLGFVLAPLYWMTVTAFKSDDQIVARTDDLWPTPWTTEQFTNLFTGAFGTWYVNTILVSVASTVIALVCAALAGYALARLKFRGSESFTVTILLTYVMPGALLFIPLYRMMSGIGLNDSLWSLVLAYPTFTLPFATWLLVGYFKSIPAELEEAALVDGCTRFGAFRRIVLPLAKPGLLAVALFTLTNAWNEFLFAFVFITKDENKTLPVGMQSMIFGDVVPQGQLAAASLLISIPVVLMYGFGQRFLTEGLTAGAVKG, encoded by the coding sequence ATGACGATCCTTCGTCCGCGCCCGGCGCCGGCCCGTCCGGCGCCGGGCGCGTCGTCCTCGCTCACCGCGTCGCAGCGGCTGCTCGGACGTGACTGGCGGCTCGCCGCGGTGTTCGTCGGGCCGACGCTGCTGCTGGTCGCCGGCCTGATCCTGGTCCCGATCTTCAGCTCGATCGTCACCAGCACCACCGAGCGCCACGGCGCGGAGACGGTCTTCGTCGGGCTGGACAACTACACCGCCCTCGTCGACGACGCCCTGTTCCACCGGGGCGTGCTCAACTCGTTCGTCTTCACCGCGTACGCCGAGATCTTCAAGGTGGCCTTCGGTCTCATCGGGGCGATGCTGCTGCACCACCTGCGCCGCGGCCGCGCGATCGTGGCCGGGGTGATCCTGCTGCCGTGGGTGATCCCGACGGTCGTCACGGCCTTCACCTGGCGGTCGCTGCTCGACCCGATCTTCGGCAGCGTCAACGTCCAGCTGACCGACTCGGGGATCGGTCCTTTCCTCGCCGCGATCGGGCTCGTCGACTCCTGGCCCGCGGAGTGGCTGTCCGATCCCGCGCTCGCGATGCCGTCGGTGATCCTGGTCAACGTCTGGAAGGGCATCCCGTTCTTCACGGTGACGTTCCTGGCCGGGCTCAAGGCCATCGACGGCAACCTCCACGAAGCCGCGATGGTCGACGGCGCCTCGCCGTGGCAGCGCTTCCTGCACATCACGCTGCCGGGGCTGCGCAACGTCATGATCGTGACGGTGCTGCTGTCGTCGATCTGGACGTTCAACAACTTCGACCTGATCTGGCTGATGACCCAGGGCGGTCCGGGGGACGCGACCGCCCCGTACGTGATGGTGGCCTACTCGAAGGCCATCCAGCAGCTGCAGCTGGGTGCGGGCGCCGCGGTCACGCTGGTGATGCTGCCGGTCATCGCGATCCTCGTGGTGCTCCTCGTGCGGGTGATGCGGCGCAGCGACTCACCGGGCACGGGCGATCCGGGCCGGCGGCGGCTGACGCCCGCTCAGCGCCGGGCGCTGCCCTGGGTGATCGTCGCGGGTGCGGCGCTCGTGCTGGCCTGGGCGTCACCGCAGATCGCCTGGAAGGCCGCGCTCGTGCTGGGGGTGTTCGTGGTGCTCGCGGCCGCCGTCGGCCGGGTCGTCTCCGCGCTCGCCATCCGGGGCAGCCGGCCGGCCGCCCGGCTGGTCGGCGGGACCGGCAGCGGCATCGCACTCGTGGGGCTGCTGGGTTTCGTGCTCGCCCCGCTCTACTGGATGACGGTCACGGCCTTCAAGTCCGACGACCAGATCGTCGCGCGCACCGACGACCTCTGGCCGACGCCGTGGACCACCGAGCAGTTCACCAACCTGTTCACCGGCGCGTTCGGCACCTGGTACGTCAACACGATCCTGGTGTCGGTGGCGTCGACCGTGATCGCGCTGGTCTGCGCGGCGCTGGCCGGCTATGCGTTGGCACGCTTGAAGTTCCGAGGTTCGGAGAGCTTCACGGTGACGATCCTGCTCACCTACGTGATGCCGGGCGCGCTGCTGTTCATCCCGCTGTACCGGATGATGAGCGGGATCGGGCTCAACGACTCGCTGTGGTCGCTGGTGCTCGCCTACCCGACGTTCACCCTGCCGTTCGCGACCTGGCTGCTGGTCGGCTACTTCAAGTCGATCCCGGCGGAGCTGGAGGAGGCCGCGCTGGTCGACGGCTGCACGCGGTTCGGGGCGTTCCGCCGGATCGTGCTGCCGCTGGCCAAGCCGGGCCTGCTCGCGGTCGCGCTGTTCACGCTCACCAACGCGTGGAACGAGTTCCTCTTCGCGTTCGTGTTCATCACCAAGGACGAGAACAAGACACTGCCGGTCGGCATGCAGTCGATGATCTTCGGCGACGTCGTCCCGCAGGGCCAGCTGGCGGCGGCGTCGCTGCTGATCAGCATCCCGGTCGTGCTCATGTACGGCTTCGGGCAGCGGTTCCTGACCGAAGGGCTCACCGCGGGGGCGGTGAAGGGATGA
- a CDS encoding ABC transporter substrate-binding protein produces the protein MAEKTDWSRRSFLGMSALGLLGLAGCSSSPAPAPKVDVQVPQPLLDQAASLRGGSAGMLSQKLYSEAANKALDKALQVFAQATGTTIRNDLVSGDAGDMVAKMDAEVKAGTSRDLAFVSDRRFVGQLHNLGALTDVTDVVEEMRALYGDPATEANNYCVFDGRWFAIPYHFIATGMYLRKDWYQEKGLPLKPYYTWEELRDNALAVSDPAKRRFGWGLTVNRSGDANGFIANVINTYGGAIADNTGTKVVFNSPETVEAVSFIGDIYTNPKYTPMLPPGIGSWTDSSNNENWLAQILGLTLNQFSVYADSKTKKNPVYANTHVFNGATGPAIDRPLAFGESNSFVVFKGAKNPELAKLVAKFMVGGSALLGVAKEAPCLVNPSWSKVWDSDPYYTGGDPAFPALREQTRAPLPVKTRTGFAFPQAPSPGEQAATAAYVLTDMMQSVIQGTRPADAVAATHARIVQVFEQQGYRQ, from the coding sequence ATGGCAGAGAAAACGGACTGGTCGAGACGCTCGTTCCTCGGCATGAGCGCGCTGGGTTTGCTCGGTCTCGCCGGGTGCAGCAGCAGCCCCGCACCCGCACCGAAGGTCGACGTCCAGGTGCCCCAACCCCTGCTCGACCAGGCAGCCTCGCTGCGCGGTGGCTCGGCGGGGATGCTGTCGCAGAAGCTGTATTCGGAGGCCGCCAACAAGGCGCTGGACAAGGCGCTGCAGGTGTTCGCCCAGGCCACCGGCACCACGATCCGCAACGACCTCGTCTCCGGCGACGCCGGGGACATGGTCGCGAAGATGGATGCCGAGGTGAAGGCGGGCACCAGCCGCGACCTGGCCTTCGTCAGCGATCGGCGGTTCGTCGGCCAGCTCCACAACCTCGGCGCCCTCACCGACGTCACCGACGTCGTCGAGGAAATGCGTGCGCTCTACGGGGATCCCGCGACCGAGGCGAACAACTACTGCGTCTTCGACGGGCGCTGGTTCGCGATCCCGTACCACTTCATCGCGACCGGGATGTACCTGCGCAAGGACTGGTACCAGGAGAAGGGGCTGCCGCTCAAGCCCTACTACACGTGGGAAGAACTGCGGGACAACGCGTTGGCGGTGTCCGACCCGGCGAAGCGGCGCTTCGGCTGGGGGCTCACGGTGAACCGCTCCGGCGACGCCAACGGGTTCATCGCGAACGTCATCAACACCTACGGCGGGGCGATCGCGGACAACACCGGAACGAAGGTGGTCTTCAACTCGCCGGAGACCGTCGAAGCGGTCTCGTTCATCGGCGACATCTACACGAACCCGAAGTACACGCCGATGCTGCCGCCGGGCATCGGCAGCTGGACCGACTCGAGCAACAACGAGAACTGGCTGGCGCAGATCCTCGGCCTCACGCTCAACCAGTTCAGCGTCTACGCCGACTCCAAGACCAAGAAGAACCCGGTCTACGCCAACACGCACGTGTTCAACGGCGCCACCGGACCGGCGATCGACCGGCCGCTCGCGTTCGGCGAGTCCAACTCGTTCGTCGTGTTCAAGGGCGCGAAGAACCCCGAGCTCGCCAAGCTGGTGGCGAAGTTCATGGTCGGCGGGAGCGCGCTGCTCGGCGTCGCGAAGGAAGCACCGTGCCTGGTCAACCCGTCGTGGAGCAAGGTGTGGGACTCCGACCCGTACTACACCGGCGGTGACCCGGCCTTCCCCGCGCTGCGGGAGCAGACCCGCGCGCCGCTCCCGGTGAAGACCCGCACGGGCTTCGCGTTCCCGCAGGCGCCGAGCCCCGGCGAGCAGGCCGCCACCGCCGCCTACGTGCTGACCGACATGATGCAGTCGGTCATCCAGGGCACCCGGCCCGCCGACGCCGTGGCCGCGACCCACGCGCGGATCGTCCAGGTCTTCGAGCAGCAGGGCTACCGGCAATGA
- a CDS encoding RICIN domain-containing protein, producing the protein MSRPPRQSTMERPLALLVVLITVLAGVLLPAHPAHAAASTFTLGTTRTDTAGRPLQLHGMGIVQVGATWYGFGEDKTGQTTANTAFQDIPCYTSTDLANWTHQGIALAKQTSGDLGPNRIVERPKVIYNAGTRTYVMYLHIDNTSYSDQRVGVATSPTPCGPYSYRGSFQPLGNQSRDIGLFQDTDGSAYLLSENAGRSLRIYRLSADYTSVASAVATLPNHESPAVIKVGGTYYLLASHLTGWATNDNVYATATSLAGPWSPFRNFAAPGTNTYNSQTANIITVQGSAATTYIYAGDRWTGNAMGNSPLIWLPLTIRGTTVNLGQYPSWTLDTDAGTWSANSGLPTAGTHVLKNAGSSLVMDASGASTAAGGKIIQWPAHGGTNQQWRLTRLADNVFTMVNVNSGLCLDVPDASTANGVQLQQWTCTGAAGQQWTADLVGSLTGSQYFLQNVNSGLAIGVSSTASGAQVSQLGGTGAASQVWTVS; encoded by the coding sequence CGACACGGCAGGCCGCCCGCTGCAGCTGCACGGCATGGGCATCGTGCAGGTCGGTGCCACCTGGTACGGCTTCGGCGAGGACAAGACCGGCCAGACCACGGCGAACACCGCCTTCCAGGACATCCCCTGCTACACCTCGACCGACCTGGCGAACTGGACGCACCAGGGGATCGCGCTGGCGAAACAAACCAGCGGCGACCTCGGGCCGAACCGCATCGTCGAGCGGCCCAAGGTGATCTACAACGCCGGCACCCGCACGTACGTCATGTACCTGCACATCGACAACACGAGCTACTCCGACCAGCGGGTCGGCGTGGCGACCAGTCCCACGCCCTGCGGCCCGTACAGCTACCGGGGGAGCTTCCAGCCGCTGGGCAACCAGAGCCGGGACATCGGCCTGTTCCAGGACACCGACGGGTCCGCGTACCTGCTGAGCGAAAACGCCGGCCGCAGCCTCCGCATCTACCGGCTGTCCGCCGACTACACCTCGGTGGCGAGCGCGGTGGCGACCCTGCCGAACCACGAGTCCCCGGCCGTGATCAAGGTCGGCGGGACGTACTACCTGCTGGCCTCCCACCTCACCGGGTGGGCCACCAACGACAACGTGTACGCGACCGCGACGTCGCTCGCCGGTCCCTGGTCGCCGTTCCGCAACTTCGCGGCGCCGGGCACGAACACCTACAACAGCCAGACGGCGAACATCATCACGGTGCAGGGCAGTGCGGCGACCACCTACATCTACGCCGGCGACCGCTGGACGGGCAACGCCATGGGGAATTCGCCGCTGATCTGGCTCCCGCTCACGATCCGCGGCACGACGGTCAACCTGGGCCAGTACCCGAGCTGGACCCTCGACACCGACGCGGGCACGTGGTCGGCGAACTCGGGGCTGCCCACCGCCGGCACGCACGTGCTGAAGAACGCCGGCAGCTCGCTGGTCATGGACGCCTCCGGTGCCTCGACCGCGGCCGGCGGCAAGATCATCCAGTGGCCCGCGCACGGCGGCACCAACCAGCAGTGGCGGTTGACGCGGCTCGCCGACAACGTCTTCACGATGGTCAACGTCAACAGCGGGCTGTGTCTCGACGTCCCGGACGCGTCCACGGCGAACGGAGTCCAGCTGCAGCAGTGGACCTGCACCGGCGCGGCCGGCCAGCAGTGGACCGCGGACCTGGTGGGCAGCCTCACCGGCAGCCAGTACTTCCTGCAGAACGTCAACAGCGGCCTCGCGATCGGGGTGTCGTCCACCGCGAGCGGTGCGCAGGTCAGCCAGCTCGGCGGGACGGGGGCGGCGAGCCAGGTGTGGACGGTCTCCTGA
- a CDS encoding ABC transporter permease subunit, which translates to MIAAAPRWHAGAGRLAAGGALLAAVAFLPWLSGTDPARTVLAARSADQAPTPEQLAAVRAELDLDQGPLTHLGHWLGGLPRGDAGTSWVSGAPVLPPVVTALGVSLTLMLATLVVTIAVAALVSTRTLYRGSRRLPHDGGGTVAASLAALPKFLLASLLATVFGVWLGWFPPGGWTGPAAMVLPALALGVPSGAVIGGLLAHALPATFGEPWVRTWHAAGFRPGRLVRPILRGALAGVVPQLVPSVVGLVGGAVAVEKVFNIPGLGRLALDAALAQDLPPLQTATLLLALLGIGAGLLVRAACRRLAGPALRDGGLAAAPPPVRRRSPGRVAGGCALVLLAVGIAGLLRDPSSVDTAARLLPPSAAHPLGTDALGRDMLARLGHGALRTTAVALAVTAAAVVIGVLLGMAGPAGAGLTEVLSTLPAVLAGLLTTAVTGPSVWGAACAVCLVGWTPYAAQTAALLERERATNYVQASISFGAGPLHLVRHHLLPAVLPAVVRNAALRLPTTILVLASLGFLGLGEQPPTPDWGRLLAENQPYLELAPWTTLAPAGALVLLSVLAAAVPGLTTSRKRVRSH; encoded by the coding sequence GTGATCGCGGCCGCCCCTCGGTGGCACGCGGGCGCGGGCCGGCTCGCCGCCGGCGGCGCCCTGCTGGCGGCGGTCGCGTTCCTGCCGTGGCTGTCCGGCACCGACCCCGCGCGGACGGTGCTGGCGGCCCGGTCCGCCGACCAGGCGCCCACCCCTGAGCAGCTGGCCGCGGTGCGGGCGGAACTGGACCTGGACCAGGGCCCGCTGACGCACCTCGGGCACTGGCTCGGCGGGCTGCCGCGCGGGGACGCGGGCACGTCCTGGGTGTCGGGCGCCCCGGTGCTGCCCCCGGTCGTGACCGCACTGGGCGTCTCGCTCACGCTGATGCTCGCCACCCTCGTGGTGACGATCGCGGTGGCCGCGCTGGTCAGCACCCGCACGCTGTACCGCGGGTCCCGGCGGCTGCCGCACGACGGCGGCGGGACGGTGGCCGCCTCGCTCGCCGCGCTGCCCAAGTTCCTGCTCGCCTCGCTGCTCGCCACCGTCTTCGGCGTGTGGCTGGGCTGGTTCCCGCCCGGTGGCTGGACGGGCCCGGCGGCCATGGTGTTGCCCGCGCTCGCCCTCGGCGTCCCGTCCGGGGCGGTGATCGGCGGCCTGCTCGCCCACGCCCTGCCCGCCACCTTCGGCGAGCCGTGGGTCCGGACCTGGCACGCCGCCGGCTTCCGGCCGGGGCGGCTGGTCCGGCCGATCCTGCGCGGCGCGCTGGCCGGCGTGGTCCCGCAGCTGGTGCCCAGCGTGGTCGGCCTGGTCGGCGGCGCGGTCGCGGTGGAGAAGGTCTTCAACATCCCGGGCCTCGGCCGGCTCGCCCTGGACGCCGCGCTGGCCCAGGACCTCCCGCCGCTGCAGACCGCCACCCTGCTCCTGGCCCTGCTCGGCATCGGGGCCGGCCTGCTGGTCAGAGCCGCGTGCCGCCGGCTGGCCGGGCCCGCCCTCCGCGACGGCGGCCTGGCCGCGGCGCCACCACCGGTTCGCCGCCGCTCCCCCGGCCGGGTGGCCGGCGGCTGCGCGCTCGTCCTGCTCGCCGTCGGCATCGCCGGCCTGCTCCGCGATCCGTCCTCAGTGGACACCGCGGCCCGCCTGCTCCCGCCCTCGGCCGCCCACCCCCTGGGCACGGACGCCCTCGGCCGGGACATGCTGGCCCGCCTGGGCCACGGCGCACTTCGCACGACCGCGGTGGCACTCGCGGTGACGGCGGCCGCGGTCGTCATCGGGGTGCTGCTGGGCATGGCGGGCCCGGCCGGCGCCGGCCTGACCGAAGTGCTGTCGACGCTGCCCGCGGTACTGGCCGGCCTGCTGACGACCGCGGTCACGGGCCCGTCGGTGTGGGGCGCGGCGTGCGCGGTGTGCCTGGTCGGCTGGACGCCCTACGCCGCCCAGACCGCGGCCCTGCTCGAACGGGAACGGGCCACGAACTACGTGCAGGCATCGATTTCGTTCGGCGCGGGCCCGCTCCACCTGGTGCGTCACCACCTGCTGCCCGCGGTGCTGCCGGCCGTCGTCCGCAACGCCGCCCTCCGCCTGCCGACGACGATCCTGGTCCTGGCTTCCCTCGGCTTCCTCGGCCTGGGCGAGCAACCGCCCACCCCGGACTGGGGCCGGCTGCTGGCGGAGAACCAGCCGTATCTGGAACTGGCGCCGTGGACCACCCTCGCCCCGGCCGGTGCCCTCGTGTTGTTGTCGGTGCTCGCCGCAGCCGTTCCGGGCCTTACGACGTCGCGGAAGCGGGTTCGCTCGCACTAA
- a CDS encoding ribonuclease activity regulator RraA has translation MVETPGIVRPPAELSAALAAVGSATASAELSRMGIRSAFLRGPVSVTPGVRVAGPALTLQFLPKREDLYPVDEYAEPEKQLHRHVMYHAQAGDLIVVDARGDMGSGVFGEMMLTYFKGRGGVGVVVDGCLRDIGEAKKLGLGLWIRGATPNFHAQTDIVPAAVNVPVACGGTLVEPGDIIVADDDGAVVVPVKLAPALLAAAQEHAEWEEFSRIRLAEGGDLRRYYPLSDEARPEYERWRAAQGKE, from the coding sequence GTGGTCGAGACACCCGGCATCGTTCGCCCACCCGCCGAACTCAGCGCCGCCCTCGCCGCCGTCGGCAGCGCGACAGCCAGTGCGGAACTCAGCCGCATGGGGATTCGCAGTGCCTTCCTCCGTGGCCCCGTCTCCGTGACGCCCGGTGTGCGCGTGGCCGGTCCCGCGCTGACGCTGCAGTTCCTGCCGAAGCGGGAAGACCTTTACCCCGTCGACGAATACGCCGAGCCGGAGAAGCAGCTGCACCGGCATGTCATGTACCACGCGCAGGCCGGCGACCTCATCGTCGTCGACGCGCGCGGCGACATGGGCAGCGGGGTGTTCGGGGAGATGATGCTGACCTACTTCAAGGGCCGCGGTGGCGTCGGTGTCGTGGTCGACGGCTGCCTGCGCGACATCGGCGAAGCCAAGAAGCTCGGCTTGGGGCTGTGGATCCGGGGCGCCACGCCGAACTTCCACGCGCAGACCGACATCGTCCCGGCCGCCGTCAACGTCCCGGTGGCGTGCGGTGGCACGCTCGTCGAGCCGGGCGACATCATCGTCGCCGACGACGACGGTGCGGTCGTGGTGCCGGTGAAGCTCGCGCCCGCGCTGCTGGCCGCCGCGCAGGAACATGCGGAATGGGAGGAGTTCTCCCGCATCCGGCTGGCCGAGGGCGGCGATCTGCGCCGGTACTACCCGCTGTCGGACGAGGCCCGGCCCGAGTACGAACGGTGGCGCGCCGCACAGGGCAAGGAGTGA
- a CDS encoding mandelate racemase/muconate lactonizing enzyme family protein, with protein sequence MRIVNVTTAVVAYHGEATLVRIDTDEGLSGFGEANPDAGAGAVVGMIRALTPLLLGEDPRNVERCWEKLRRSKVFAGPQGGVFVIALSGIELALWDLAGKAAGQPVHRLLGGKFRDRIRLYADCGDGDDPAGSVAGCVDRAQRMVAEGFTALKFDIDNLHHPAKFDVFNHTVNAAELRSMTERVAAVREAIGPDVDLAIDLHARYDVPSACRIAWALEPFDLMWLEEPIPAENVDALVRVRAQTRTPICAGENLYLRWGFRELLERGAVDVIEPDVPKCGGLAEAKKIANLAELHYIPFAPHLVSTPLGTMATSHQCAAIPNFFVQEWHALEERAVWDSYVHAPDGSGTIVKDGYITLPDAPGIGVELDMDGVRAHAVPGYGVFE encoded by the coding sequence ATGCGGATCGTGAACGTCACGACGGCGGTGGTCGCCTACCACGGCGAGGCCACCCTGGTCCGGATCGACACCGACGAGGGGCTCAGCGGGTTCGGCGAGGCCAATCCCGACGCCGGCGCGGGTGCCGTCGTCGGCATGATCCGCGCCCTGACACCCCTGCTGCTCGGCGAGGACCCGCGCAACGTCGAGCGGTGCTGGGAAAAGCTGCGCCGCAGCAAGGTTTTCGCGGGCCCGCAGGGCGGGGTGTTCGTGATCGCCCTGTCCGGGATCGAGCTCGCGCTGTGGGACCTCGCGGGCAAGGCCGCGGGCCAGCCGGTCCACCGGCTGCTCGGCGGCAAGTTCCGCGACCGGATCCGGCTCTACGCCGACTGCGGCGACGGCGACGACCCGGCGGGCTCGGTCGCCGGGTGCGTCGACCGGGCCCAGCGGATGGTCGCCGAAGGCTTCACCGCCCTCAAGTTCGACATCGACAACCTCCACCACCCGGCCAAGTTCGACGTCTTCAACCACACGGTCAACGCGGCCGAGCTGCGCTCGATGACCGAGCGCGTGGCCGCCGTCCGGGAGGCGATCGGCCCGGACGTCGACCTGGCCATCGACCTGCACGCCCGCTACGACGTGCCGAGCGCGTGCCGGATCGCGTGGGCGCTCGAGCCGTTCGACCTGATGTGGCTGGAGGAGCCGATCCCGGCGGAGAACGTCGACGCGCTGGTGCGGGTGCGCGCGCAGACCCGCACCCCGATCTGCGCCGGGGAAAACCTCTACCTGCGCTGGGGTTTCCGCGAGCTGCTCGAACGCGGCGCGGTGGACGTCATCGAGCCGGACGTGCCCAAGTGCGGCGGCCTCGCCGAGGCCAAGAAGATCGCCAACCTCGCGGAGCTGCACTACATCCCGTTCGCGCCGCACCTGGTGTCGACCCCGCTGGGCACGATGGCCACGTCGCACCAGTGCGCGGCGATCCCCAACTTCTTCGTCCAGGAGTGGCACGCCCTCGAGGAACGCGCGGTGTGGGACAGCTACGTCCACGCGCCCGACGGCAGCGGGACGATCGTCAAGGACGGCTACATCACGCTGCCCGACGCGCCCGGCATCGGCGTGGAGCTCGACATGGACGGCGTCCGGGCGCACGCCGTCCCGGGCTACGGGGTGTTCGAGTAG
- a CDS encoding FadR/GntR family transcriptional regulator has protein sequence MQRRQESPDAVKVRTLPVQVAAHLTRRIVAGEVEDGRAPSELEISREFGVSRVVARETLKILASLDIVDVAQGRRVVVRPRAEWDYLSPLLIEWLPTEIVDELLQELHQLRVLLEPELAAMAAASVTGETLARLRDEIGRMAELEADPEAYLEVDQEFHMEICRAADNRILDRIMYSARWLGTASRRLTNEAPAGSLHRATAQHTEIYEALVARDPEAARSAMRRHLSNNYTTLLAEKEQRSKRAARRR, from the coding sequence ATGCAAAGGAGACAAGAGTCTCCGGACGCTGTCAAGGTCCGGACCCTCCCGGTGCAGGTGGCGGCCCACCTGACCCGGCGCATCGTCGCCGGGGAGGTCGAAGACGGCCGGGCCCCGTCGGAACTCGAGATCTCCCGGGAGTTCGGGGTGTCCCGCGTGGTCGCGCGGGAGACGCTCAAGATCCTTGCCTCACTGGACATCGTCGACGTCGCGCAGGGCCGCCGTGTCGTCGTGCGCCCCCGCGCGGAGTGGGACTACCTGAGCCCGCTGCTGATCGAGTGGCTGCCCACGGAGATCGTCGACGAGCTGCTGCAGGAACTGCACCAGCTGCGCGTGCTGCTCGAGCCCGAGCTGGCCGCGATGGCCGCCGCCAGCGTCACCGGCGAGACGCTGGCGCGGCTGCGGGACGAGATCGGCCGCATGGCGGAGCTCGAGGCCGATCCCGAGGCCTACCTCGAGGTCGACCAGGAGTTCCACATGGAGATCTGCCGGGCGGCCGACAACCGCATCCTCGACCGGATCATGTACTCCGCCCGCTGGCTCGGCACCGCCAGCCGCCGCCTCACCAACGAGGCGCCGGCCGGCAGCCTGCACCGCGCCACCGCCCAGCACACGGAGATCTACGAGGCGCTCGTGGCGCGCGACCCGGAGGCCGCCCGCTCGGCGATGCGCCGGCACCTGAGCAACAACTACACCACGCTCCTCGCGGAGAAGGAGCAGCGAAGCAAGCGGGCCGCCCGGCGGCGTTAG